A single genomic interval of Microcebus murinus isolate Inina chromosome 24, M.murinus_Inina_mat1.0, whole genome shotgun sequence harbors:
- the ZNF703 gene encoding zinc finger protein 703, with protein sequence MSGSPAGSNPRTPESSGSGSGGGGKRPAVPAAVSLLPPADPLRQANRLPIRVLKMLSAHTGHLLHPEYLQPLSSTPVSPIELDAKKSPLALLAQTCSQIGKPDPPPSSKLNSVAAAANGLGADKDPGRSAPGAASASAALKQLGDSPAEDKSSFKPYSKGSGGGDSRKDGGSSSVSSTSSSSSSPPGDKAGFRVPSAACPPFPPHGAPVSASSSSSSPGGSRGGSPHHSDCKAGGGGELDKKDQEPKPSPEPAPVSRGGEPGALGGAETGASGRKSEPPSALVGAGHVAPVSPYKPGHSVFPLPPSGIGYHGSIVGAYAGYPSQFVPGLDPSKSSLVGGQLSGGLGLPPGKPPSSSPLTGASPPSFLQGLCRDPYCLGGYHSASHLGGSSCSTCSAHDPAAPSLKAGGYPLVYPGHPLQPGALSSSAAQAALPGHPLYTYGFMLQNEPLPHSCNWVAASGPCDKRFATSEELLSHLRTHTALPGAEKLLAAYPGASGLGSAAAAAAAAASCHLHLPPPAAPGSPGSLSLRSPHTLGLSRYHPYGKSHLSTAGGLAVPSLPTAGPYYSPYALYGQRLASASALGYQ encoded by the exons ATGAGCGGTTCGCCCGCTGGATCTAACCCAAGGACACCCGAgagcagcggcagcggcagcggcggcggcgggaagaGGCCGGCCGTGCCGGCGGCGGTGTCCCTCCTGCCCCCGGCGGACCCCCTGCGCCAGGCGAACCGGCTCCCGATCAGGGTCCTGAAGATGCTGAGCGCTCACACCGGCCACCTCCTGCACCCGGAGTACCTGCAGCCGCTGTCCTCCACCCCTGTCAGCCCCATCGAG CTGGACGCCAAGAAGAGCCCACTGGCGCTGCTGGCCCAGACCTGCTCGCAGATTGGCAAGCCGGACCCGCCGCCCTCCTCCAAGCTCAACTCGGTGGCGGCGGCGGCCAACGGGCTGGGCGCGGACAAGGACCCCGGCCGCTCCGCCCCGGGCGCCGCCTCCGCGTCTGCGGCGCTCAAGCAGCTGGGGGACTCCCCCGCCGAGGACAAGTCCAGCTTCAAGCCCTACTCCAAGGGCTCCGGGGGCGGCGACTCCCGCAAAGACGGCGGctcctcctccgtgtcctccacCTCCTCGTCGTCGTCCTCGCCCCCCGGAGACAAGGCGGGCTTCAGGGTCCCCAGCGCCGCCTGCCCGCCCTTTCCCCCGCATGGAGCGCCAGTCTCCGCGTCGTCTTCCTCGTCCTCGCCCGGCGGCTCCCGCGGCGGCTCCCCGCACCACTCTGACTGCAaggccggcggcggcggggagcTGGACAAGAAAGACCAGGAGCCCAAGCCCAGCCCGGAGCCCGCGCCCGTGAGCCGCGGCGGCGAGCCGGGCGCCCTGGGCGGCGCCGAGACCGGGGCCTCGGGGCGCAAGTCGGAGCCGCCGTCCGCTCTGGTGGGGGCCGGCCACGTGGCGCCGGTGTCGCCCTACAAGCCGGGCCACTCGGTGTTCCCGCTGCCGCCCTCCGGCATCGGCTACCATGGCTCCATCGTGGGCGCCTACGCCGGCTACCCGTCCCAGTTCGTGCCTGGCCTGGATCCCAGCAAGTCCAGCCTCGTGGGCGGCCAGCTGTCGGGGGGCCTGGGCCTGCCGCCCGGCAAGCCGCCCAGCTCCAGCCCGCTCACCGGGGCCTCCCCGCCCTCCTTCCTGCAGGGATTATGCCGCGACCCCTACTGCCTGGGGGGCTACCACAGCGCCTCGCACCTGGGCGGCTCCAGCTGCTCCACCTGCAGCGCGCACGACCCGGCCGCGCCCAGCCTGAAGGCGGGGGGCTACCCCCTGGTGTACCCCGGGCACCCGCTGCAGCCCGGCGCGCTCTCGTCCAGCGCAGCGCAGGCCGCGCTGCCCGGCCACCCGCTGTACACCTACGGCTTCATGCTGCAGAACGAGCCGCTGCCGCACAGCTGCAACTGGGTGGCGGCCAGCGGGCCGTGCGACAAGCGCTTCGCCACCTCGGAGGAGCTGCTCAGCCACCTACGGACCCACACGGCCCTGCCCGGCGCCGAGAAACTTCTGGCCGCCTACCCCGGGGCCTCGGGCCTGggcagcgccgccgccgccgccgcggccgccgcctcctgccacctccacctgcccccgcccgccgcccccggcAGCCCCGGGTCGCTGTCCTTGCGGAGTCCACACACTTTGGGGCTAAGCCGGTACCACCCCTACGGCAAGAGCCACTTATCCACAGCAGGGGGCCTGGCCGTGCCGTCCCTCCCCACAGCCGGACCCTACTACTCGCCATACGCGCTGTACGGACAGAGACTAGCCTCAGCCTCGGCGCTCGGATACCAGTAA